From the genome of Scyliorhinus torazame isolate Kashiwa2021f chromosome 23, sScyTor2.1, whole genome shotgun sequence:
aaggcagagattagcagaggtaagcacacaggtacaggcacacagatagtgggaggCACACAGAAattcagagattaacagaggtaagcacacagggacagacacacagaaagtgacaggcacacagaaaggcagagattaacagcgggaagcacacagggacagacacacatttagtgacagacacacagaaaggcagagattaacagaggtaagcacacaggtacaggcacacagatagtggcaggcacacagaaaggcagagattaacagaggtaagcacgcagggacaggcacatagatagtggcaggcacacagaaaggcagagattaacagaggtaagcacgcagggacaggcacacagatagtggcaggcacacagaaaggcagagattaacagaggtaagcacacaggagcagacacacagttagtgacagacacaatgaaaggcagagattaacagaggtaagcacacagctacaggcacacagatagtgacagacacactgaatgtgagagacaaacagaagtaagcacacagggacaggcacacagatagtggcaggcacacagaaatgcagagattaacagaggtaagtacacagggacagacacacagaaagtgacaggcacacagaaaggcagagattaatagagtgaagcacacagggacagacacacatttagtgacagacacacagaaaggcagagattaacagaggtaagcacacagagacaggcacacagaaagtgacagacacacagaaatgcagagattaacagaggtcagcacacagggacagacacacagaaagtgacagacacacaaaggcagagattaacagaggaagcacatagagacaggcacacagatagtgatagacacacagaaaggcagagattaacagagggaaccacacagggacagacacacagttagtgactgacacacagaatggcagagacaaacagaggtaagcacacagggacaggcatactgaaagtgacagacacacagaaaggcagcgacaaacagaggtaagcacacagagacaggcacacagaaagtgacagacacacagaaaggcagagattaacagagggaagcacacagggacaggcacacagaaattgacagacacacagaaaggcagagacaagcagaggtaagcacacagagacaggcacacagatagtggcagacacacagaaaggcagagacaaacagaggtaagcacacagagacagacacacagacagtgacagacacacagaaaggcagagacaaacagaggtaaacacacagggacagacacacagacggtGACAGACACATAGAAAGGCAgaaattaacagaggtaagcacacaggggcaggcacacagatagtgacagacacacagaaaggcagagacaaacagagggaagcacacagaggcagacacacagacagtgacaggcgcacagaatggcagagacaaacagaggtaagtacacagagacaggcacacagaaagtgacagacacacagaaaggcagagattaacagagggaagcactcagggacaggcacacagaaagtgacagacacacagaaaggcagagattaacagagggaagcacacggggacaggcacacagatagtgacagacacacagaaaggcagagatttacagaggtaagcacacagggacaggcacacagaaagtgacagacacacagaaaggcagagattaacagtggtaagcacacagcgacagactcacagatagtgacagacacacagaaagggagagacaaacagaagtaaggacacaggggcaggcacacagatagtggcagacacacagaaatgcagtgattaacagaggtaagcacacagggacaggcacacagaaagtgacagatacacagaaatgcagtgattaacagaggtaagcacacagggacggaCATATAGAAAGAGACTGTCCCATACACAGAGACTGACAGACAAATGACGCAGAGAAAGATAAGGGTAACACATAGAAACATTCACCGAGATAGCCAAAGAGACAAAGTTACACACAAACGGACAAATGGAGGTGGGCAAACATAAAGACAGAAactaacacacagactcacacagacacatccatGAGCACACAAAAAAGACAGAGGCACATAGACTGTCACAAAGACTGAAATATAAAGGCACATCAGCgcaaacagagacagatacacagaaagaCTCATAACaaagtataaagaacaaagaaaagtacagcacaggaacagtcattcggccctccaagctcgtgccgaccatgctgcccgactaaactacaatcttctacacttcctggctccgtatccctctattcccatcctattcatgtatttagcaAGATGCcacataaatgtcactatcgtccctgcttccaccacctcctccggcagcgagttccagacacccactcccctctgtgtaaaaagacttgcctcgtacatctcctctaaaccttgaccctcgcaccttaaacctacgccccctcgtaattgacccctccatcctgggaaaaagtctctgaccatccactctgtctatgcccctggagacctctatcaggtcgccgctcaacctccttcgttccagtgagaacaaacagagtttattcaaccgctcctcaaagctaatgtccCCTAtaccaggcagaatcctggtaaatctcgtttgcatcctctccaaagcctcaacatccttctggtagtgtggccaccagaattgaacactacactccaagtgtggcctaaccaaggttccacgcagctgcaacatgacttgccaatctttatactcaatgccccagctaatgaaggcaagcatgccgtatgccttcttgactgccttttccacctgtgtttcccctttcagtgacctgtggacctgtacacctagatctctctgactgccaatactctcgagggttctaccattcactgtaaactCCTTACccgtattcgaccttccaaaatgcattacctcatatctgtccggactaaactccatctgctttctctccgcccaagtatccaaatgatctaaatcctgctgtatcctctgacagtcctcatcgctatccgcaatttccaaaatctttgtgtcgtccgcaaacttactaatcagagcagttacattttcctccaaattattgatTTCTactgtgaacagcaaaggtcccagcactgatctctgcgaaacaccactagtcacagccctccaatcagaaaggcacccgtccattgctactctctgccttctatgacctagccagttctgtatccaacttgccagctcacctctgatcccgattGACTCACCTTTCGTAACAGCctgccatgagcgaccttgtcaactgccttactaaagtccatatagacaacatccattgccctacctgcatctattATCTTTGTgatcgcctcgaaaaactctattaattAATGAGACACGAcatctccttcacaaaaccgtgctgcctctcgctattacgaccccttgcttccaaatgggagtagatcctgtctcgaagaattctctccagtaatttccctaccactgacggaatagttccctggattttcagtgctacccttctcaaacaaaggaacaacattggctattattcAGTCCTCCGGgagatcacctgaagacagtgaggatctaaagatttctgttcagggctcagcaatttcctctcttgcctccttcagaattcttgggtagatcccatcagacactTAGTAttattcaagacgcccaacacctcgtcttttttggatctcaatgtgacccaggctatctactcatccttctccagactcaacatccgccacttgaaatgaaatgaaattgcttctcttacggtgcaaagtattcatttaatacctcgcccaattcctctggctccacatatcgtTTCCCTCCCCTgtacttcaatgggccaaccctttccctggctaccctcttgctttttatgtactcatAGAGCTATATGTACAGAACGAGAGCGAGACAACAACAATCACACAGGCTAGCAGAGACAGATACGCAGATAGACATACACGCACAAAAACGCACAGACAGGTCTGAAGCTGGGAAACGTTTCTCCGAGAAAATGGTGCTCGAAGGTTGGAACCTGTTGCTGAAAATTGGAAGTGTTCCACGATTAATTATTAATTCCAAATCTCACACTGGGAGAcgtacaggcacaaacacacaaagacagacTCATACAGAGAGACTGcgacaaaggcagagacagagacacattacAGAGAATGATCCAGCCCAACATTATTGACGACATAGAGAGCGTATACAGGAAGGAACGTTCCCCACGAGTAGAGGGGCACATATCCAGGGGGTATGACGTAAGGAATATGTCATTTCGAGGCAATTTGAGGGAATACCACATTCacacagaggaaggtgggaatctgaaactgactgcctggaaggatggaagaggtgggaatcctcacaacattgaagaagtatttaggtgagcacttgagaCTTCATAACATAGAAGTCACGGGACCAATTgctgaaaatggaattagaatagatatGTGCCACACGGCTGCTACAGAACCTCTGGACCGAATGGTCTCTCTGTatcctgtaaaactctatggcaACTCTGTCCCCTCAGCTACTTGACTTCTTATATCTAAAGACATGGTAATACATTTAATTTCGAAAAAAAACTCCTGAACTGAGATTTACAATTAGTATTTGACAGTGGATCAATTGCAATTTGTCGGGGAAAGTTCCAATCTTTGGGTACCGTTTCCCCGGGAAAAATTATCCCGATCTTTCCGACTGAAGGCATTGGCACTCGAGTGTCTTTTATTCCCCAATATCCGCACTGCAGTGTTGGAGCCGCTGGGCTTGTCTTCCCCCGAGCAGCGAACATCCAGATGAGCTTCAACTCAAGTTTTCAAAATCATAATCGATATTTATTGATTGCATAAGGATAAATCATCTTTATGTGCAGAATAGTGGGTAGCCAGAGGATACTCAATAGAACCTGATTGGCACAAGAAACAAACCGGCATAAGAGGGACTTTTTTCTCCACAGCGAGCTGCTTCACTGAAATGTACGTCCTGACATGTCAACAGCAAAGCTGAAAATAAAATCAGATGCTTACCTGCCGTCAAAAAGGAATACCTGGATATCAGGGAATTCGGGATGTGTGTTTAGTAACAAAGCCTCTGAAACGGGCACTTTGGCGCTGCATTGGAACAGGCATTGTTTCGAGAATTCTAGGAATGGTGTTGATGCTCCTTTTATTCATTCTTATTTTCTCAATTTCAGTGATTTTCCTGATTGAAATGAGCGTTTCACAAAGTAAGTGGCGACATATCTCTCCAATTTCATAAACTGCCTTGAACAACTAATTCTTGTCCTGTTTAATCAATCCTTTTTTTCCATGGTAATTGATCTGAATATTGTAACCCATCGTGCTACAACACTGACAATGATAATGCAGGACCTGATTGTCAATGTGACCGGAAATTCCGTATTTTCTGTTGACacgtcacccattcacacacaccggGGGAGGATGACGAGAGAGGCATGTCGTTTTCAAGTTGGCAACAGCTGAAGTTCTGTAAAATATGAGTATTCATTTTATGTTTGCAGTTACAATTCCAAGTATATGTACAGCATATTCAAAGGTGTCATTGCATGTCTTCGAACTGCTCCACTGTCCAATTGAGGCCTATCCTCGGAGTACCTAATAAACTGCAAAACCGATAACCCTCATGTCTGAAATTAACAACTAACTCAGATGCTCTAGCAGATCTAAAACACTCACCTCGTGTGTAATTGCTTGTTAGAATCGCCCATGAAATGGGCTTCTTCTACTCCTGAGATTTTCTCACATGCCATCTGAGCAGAAATGAAGGGAAATAGTCTCACTGTCAAGTGCATGACAAAGGTGATAATTGTCCACCAATATCATTCCCATCCAAAGGCCTCACCAAACATTATTTTATTTATACAGTGGCAGTACTGCAGTAACTCGTCCTAAACGCCACAAGGGAGCAAATATCCATTGAACACCGAGCATGGAGATGGCATTGGAGATTAGCAAAAACTGTGACGAGAAGGAGGTCTTCAAGGGGGAGTGACTCAAGCGGAGAGTTTTAGGGGGCGAACCCCAGAGCTCAGGGTCCCAAAGCAGCTGCAGGAGCTCATTACAGGGTAATGGAAAGTCTAAGTGAGCTCTAAGGCACACAATTATATTGGTGTAGAGAGATCAGCGGGTTTCAGGAGCTCGGGAACAGAACACAGATAGGGATGACACATGGAGAGTTCCGGAATATAATTATTTTCCTCTTTAATGCAGGCAGTTTTCAATTCATTGGCTTTCGTTTAGAGGAGCACAATTTTGTTCTTAGAGAATGGTGTTCCGACATTAATGGGCCTTAGGTTGCATTGGGGCTGAGGATACCGGATATTCTGTTACATTCATTCTGATGCAGTGTGACAGATGTGTTCTCCACCGGGTGAGAGTTGAAATACACATGTGCGGAGGCAGGAAAGACAGGTGGGCTGAGACAGGGGCGGAGTCAGCGGATGTCATGGAGATTGACGTTTTTGGTCTGAGCAATGATGCATTAATGGGGGCAGAAATCAACTTAGGGTCAAATATGATATCAAGATGGTGAAGAGTCTCTGTCAGCTCAGGCGGATATCAATGAGAAGGATCCAGTTCGTGTCTGGGGAACGAGTTTACGGGGTGCCAAGGGCGGACTGGTGTTTGGGACGAGGTTATTAACATagacactgaaagcagattcatagGAAGGCCATCAAAGTACGGTTTTCCTCCATTTCGCAACAAATCCAAACTCGGAATATGTCAGTGGTCCTTAACTAATAGCTGGCTCCAACTGCTGCCTTCCTTTTGTTTTTAGATTAACATCACACCATGGAATGCATCGCTTCGCAGAGTATCCCCAGCAGATTCTAAACGGCCCATTCGTGAGGGCAGTAATTAGAACAAACAAATAACATATCAACACAGGAACagttccttcggccctccaagcctgcgccaatccagattcctGATTATCACTTAGCACTTATTGCCCAAGCGATCTGCGTCCCTCCATTCTCAGACCGTTCATGTATCGAGCAAGATATGTCTTGAACGTTGCTATCGGCCTGGCACCACTACCTCCACTGGCACCGTGTTCCCGGCGCCCAACCCCGTCTCCGTGAAAAACAATTCCCCTGAACGTTCCCCCCTCACGTTGAGCCTCTCGGCCTTGTAATTgagccttccaccctgggaaaaatattCTGACTATTCACCATGTCTATACCTCTCTTACATtcgtagacttcaatcaggtcacccttcagcctccgtctttcaaacggaaacaatccgagttgatgcaacctctcctcagggataactccctccagaccaggcaatacccCAGGACACCttctttgcactttctccaaaCCAACCACGCCCATCTGGTATAGTCGCgagcagaactgcacataatattccaaatgtgacctaaataacgttttatataactgtaacatgatctgccatcaattgtactcaataccccggtgGATGAAGGCAAGCAgactgtctgccttcttgaccgcATTGCCCACCTGCATTGCATTTTTCATAGAaatatggacctgaacgcccagatctcagTGTATGTCAATGCTCTGAAGGGCTCTGCCATTTACtcaataattcacacctgaatttgattttcgaaaatgcatcgcctcgcatttgtccggattgaactgcaCCTGTCATTTCTCTGCCAAACTCTCCGATCGATCATTatcctgtattctctgacagaccCCGTCACTATCTGCAACCCCGTATATCGTAGTGGTCCCTGAAAACTTGCTAAACAGAGCACCGAAGTTTTATTCCACATCATTTGCATATATTAAAAACAAATATAGTCCAAGCACTGATCCACGTGGAACACCACGAGTTACATAACTCTATTCTCAAACACTCCCTTGCACTACTACTCTCTTTCTCctattgccaagccagttcttttacaatctagctagcacacccgacTCCCACGCAACTTTATATTTTttagcagtctgccatgagggacattgtgaATCGCCATACTAACGTCCATGtagacatctccaccctatccctcatgAATTAATTttggcacctcctcaaaaaaactaaATGAAGTTGATAAGACAATACTGCTCCCGAAAAAAACTATGTTGCctgtcactaacaagtccattcggTTCCAAAtgcgaataaatcctgtccctcgggAGTTCTCCAATAGCTTCCTCGCCATTGACGTCAGGCTCAACAGGCGATAGTTACCTCGTTTATTATTGCTTACCGTCTTAAACAAAGGGAATTTAGCTattgtccagtcctctggaacctcgcctgtggtcaaaaatAATGCAAAGCTTTCAGTGGAATCCCCCGGTTTTACCTCTTTTGACTCCCATGACCCTGGAATATATCCCATCCGGCAGAGGGCACATGTCTAACAGTGCATTGATAGATATCCAGCACTTGCTCCTTCGTTATGCTGACGCGTCCTCTATTATTCACACACccttagaatcatataatttacagtgcacaaggaggccattcggcccatcgtgtcggcaccggcctttggaaagagcaccatactcaagGCCACACCTCGATCTTATCCCGATAACCCAGGAACACGTCCTAACTATTAAGGCAAtaaggggcaatgtatcatgaCTAATccctctaaactgcacatcttttgcttgtggggagaatgcagagcacacggaggaaacccatgcagacacatggagaatgggcagactccacacgaacagtgacccaagcgggaaactaacctgggaccctggagctgtgaagcaatagtgccggCCACTGTGCAAACTTGCCACCCAAACACTGTACTGCTGTGCCACCCATCCGCAACCCCAACATCCGTCATGCTCctgtccttggtgaataccgatgcaaagtactctttgAGGATATcaaccacttcctctgactccacggatGCCCTCCCTCctttgtcctggagtgggactACTCTTTCCGTCGGAACCCTCTTGCTCCTCGCATATGTATAAAATGCATTGGGATTTTAATAAACCCAATGGCAATGACATTTCAAGCCCACTTTTAGCTCACCTAATTCCCCGCTTGAGTTTGTCAGTCTTGACAGAGTCACTCGCCGCTGTAATAATTGTATGTACTTATTTCAGCGAAGAGAATCTATTGTCTGAAATTGCACAGATTAAAATAGATTTTCACActtttaaattacatttttaaatcaGTTGTACTTAACATAAATATTGACGTCAAAATAAATCTTCACTTCCAGGAAAATATTTCTGATCAAACATCTCACTTTGGTAAAGGGTATTCCACTGATTTATTATATTTATTGTTATTTTATTTACTACTTTCAGATCTAGTTACATTTAAATATCTGTATCACGTGCTGAGCTGAGCTACTGAAATGTATTCTGCAATTTCAAATATCTCACTGTTTCTTTGCAACCAAACTCCTTAAAGTAAGATTGGTCAACATGAGATGCCGGAGCAAACATTTCCCTCCAGCACAGTTCAGCAGTTACTGagttatcacattctcactgtacaTGAAGTCCTGATGATCTATTTAACAGTCATTTCTGTTCCGGTCAACACAGTTCACCGGACAAAGGCAAATATATCACTTGATCAACCGACTGGAGTGTATTTAGAAACAGAGAATGTCACCATTACCTGCACCGGCCAGACATGTGATTCTGATAAAACCTTCTCCGTTTACAAAGATGGTCAACATTTTAACGGTGCTGGAATTACCACACAGGACATCTCTGCAACTTTCTCATTTGCTGCAATCGGCAATAGAGGACATTTTGCGTGTTATTCTTATTGTGTGCATGATCAGAAAACATCCGCAGTGAGCGAATCTGTGATTGTGACAATAGCAGGTGAGGGACTGAAAACAGTGTTTTTTTAAAGATAACTGCTTCAGTTCATTGTTATATTACAAAGCCTGTTTCATCTAATGTAAGAACATTTTCGGTCAGATACTGAGAGGGAGCATTTTAATTGAATAAAATCCTGACAGAATCCATGAACGTTTGGGGCCTGGATACTTGATCTATAACTATGAGCCAGAGAAGACCACACGAGCCAATCAGGAGGAGGTGTGAAGTATCCAGTCCACAGATGATGTGGTCTGGAACTGAACTGCAGACTGTGATCATTGCCACATGATGGCGCAGTCACTCCCACGCTGCGTGAGTAtttagagagtgctgcactgtcaggggctaGATATAAAGAATTTAGGGTTTGAGGTCGATAATCCGGAGCAGAACTCCTTCTACAGCCCGTCCGTTTCCGCTACTGCGGAGGTGCTGCACTCTTGGAGGTAGATGTAAATAATTCAGGAACTGAGATCCATAACACAGGCTGACACGAACCTCGATGCCTGTACTGAAGAAGGCTGCACTGGGCGGGGTAGATGTATATGCTTTCAGGCTTGAGCTTCATAATCCACGCCGACACtagcccccaccccaaacccgtGGAAAgaatgagggagggctgcactgtcggaggtaataCGTGAATGAGCCGATTTAAGCAGATTTGATCGCACTCTCATGAGGCAGAGGAAAGCACATTTAACTCCCACTCCATGCAACCCCTTTTTAAATTCTTATTTCCCAGATGTTggtttcgctggctgggccacaATCTATTCCAAATCCCTAATATCGCTGCAGAAtgtgttggtgagttgccttcttgaagcacAGTCCCTTGTGCTGCACACACCGTTAGAGAGGAAATACCCCGGTCTTCACACtgggacagtgaagaaacagcgatatatgTCCAACTctgagttatttgccacaggattACTAGTCGCCACAGTGTTTGTAAGGctcgtccagttccgtttctgggcttagtactctaccctgaggaactgctgcagtgatgtccagaCAATTATGTgagtgaccttcaacaaccacaaccatcatacACTGCGCTTTGTATGACTCGAAACAGAGGACAGTTTCAgaactcattcccattgactccagttttgctaaggctccttgaagCCATATTCGACCTTCGATATCAATCAAAGTGTTAGCTATCGTTTGGGTTCCAGCTCGTCTTTCCTTGTTTGACCCTAGGCTGTAATGATGCCAGCAGATGAGTAACCGTGGTAAACCGGATCTAAGCGGCAGTGAGCAAGTTATGGCTTAGTAAattccgcttgatagcactgttgatttagTCAGGGAGCAGCTCAGTGGACTGTGAGACCGGTTTGTTTTCCGGAGAGACGCCATCAGTGGGTTGTACTCCTCGGGCAACCTACGGTATCCATGTGACCTCTCCCTGTCAGTTGTTCCccctgcctgcggtgtggtgatcgGCAGGTTAAATCCCAACAATCAGCTCTCTCTTTGATCTGTGGCTGTGATCCTCAGAGACTCAGGGTGCTTTGAGACAGATCAATGGAGGTTTTTGTCCTAACAATGGCCCTAATATGTATTCTTCTGATACATTTAGAACTAATCTATCCACTTTCTCTTTACCATAGATCCGCCGGCAAAGCCAAGGGCAGTCCTTGATCAATGGACCGGAGTGTATGTAAGAGGAGAGACTCTCACTGTTACCTGCACAGTGACTGGAGATAATCGAGAAAAATACTTCAAATTTTACAAAGATAAACAACGTTTGTCCACCCGTCGAATTGACAGAAACGTCAAAATTGGACCAATCCGGGCCACTGGTAGAAGAAGTGAAgggcgatatgcctgtcaatatgGAATTTGGGTTCCAGCTCGTCTTTCTCAGGCTGACCATAGCGCCTGTAACAGCTTGAGTGAGGGAGCAGCTCAGTTGGATGTGAGGCCAGTTTATGGTACGGAGAGACGCCAACAGTGGGTGTTACCACACGGACAGCCTACGGTATCCATGTGACCTCACCCTGTCACCCATTCCccctgcctgcggtgtggtgaacggcaggttaaatcccatcaatcagctctctctaaaaaaggagatggtggcctgtgatcctCAGAGACTCAGGGAGCTTTCAGACAGATCAATGGAGATTTTTTTATAACAAAGGCCCTAAAATATGTTCTTCTGATTCATTTGTAACTATTATATCCACTTTCTCTTCACCATAGATCCGCTGGCAACGCCAAGGGCAGCACTTGATCAATCGACCGGAGTATATGTAAGAGGAGAGACTCTCACTATTACCTGCACAGTGACTGGAGATAATCGAGAAAAATACTTCAATTTTTACAAAGATCAACAACGTTTGTCCTCCTATCAAATTGACAGAAACGACAAAACTGGACGATTCGGGGCCACTGACAGAAGAAGTGAAgggcgatatgcctgtcaatatgAAATTTCCGTAGGTGGTAGGCAGCTAATATCCCCAATGAGCGAGGCTGTGGAGGTGACAATATCGGGTAAATAACATAGAATAGAAAATTCTATGTTTATTCTGTGGGCTTTACGTATTGATTATTTCAGCTCCGGTTCAGGGCAATAACAGTTTAACTTTCATTTGGGGGTGGCTCCGTGTCACCGGGGTGGGACGGTAGAAGCGACAGTATTTCTAAATGAGTGTCCATTTCATTCCTCAACGATTGATTCTCTAAATGACAGAATGTGGCATGAATTCACCAATGGAGCATCGGCTGTGGATTTGGGGACTCAGAGAGCTGATATGGGTAGTGGGTGGTTGTCAAATTTGATGCATGGTGTGAGGAGTATATTAGTAGGGAAAGGTGCATTCACTGGGAGATATTTTGCTAGCTCCGATGAATTCACAGTCCTGTGATTTCGGAGTTGATTACATAATATTGCTTGAAAGGAGCGGACGCTGCCATTGATTTTCTGTACCAACGAATGACCAATTCCGATCCTACAGCCCCCATGGAGATCTATATGTTGCTTAGTTAaacgccactgtcatgtgagagtacctttatgaaatggatgtttattactgcagtgatgtcagagagtgggtggagatggcctgtc
Proteins encoded in this window:
- the LOC140399776 gene encoding uncharacterized protein — translated: MSVSQIHRTKANISLDQPTGVYLETENVTITCTGQTCDSDKTFSVYKDGQHFNGAGITTQDISATFSFAAIGNRGHFACYSYCVHDQKTSAVSESVIVTIADPPAKPRAVLDQWTGVYVRGETLTVTCTVTGDNREKYFKFYKDKQRLSTRRIDRNVKIGPIRATGRRSEGRYACQYGIWVPARLSQADHSACNSLSEGAAQLDVRPVYGTERRQQWVLPHGQPTVSM